In Spirosoma sp. KUDC1026, the sequence CGAACAGCGCGGGAGTAAGGACAGGTTTTGTGAGCGGTCGCTACGATTTCTTCGGCCTGCTCCTGCGACAAGCCCGGCAGGTTTACGTGCAACGTAACGCCCAGCGTCGGCAGTTTCGCTTCGTCGGTAAACAGGTCTACAGTGGCGTCTACCGTGATGCCTTCAGCGGACACTTTGGCCTGACGCGCTACGTAGATAACGGCGTTGCCAAAGCAAGCTGCGTAACCCGCAGCAAACAGCTGTTCGGGGTTCGTAGCCCCTTCCCGGGCGCGACCACCCAGGTGTTTGGGCATGGTCAGTTCTAAATTCAGCACGTCATTGTCGGATGTAATCTGACCGTCGCGGCCGCCCACCGATTTGGCCTGGGCGGAATGCATAATATTCGTTGTCATACTAGAGTAAACTGAAATTAATAAATCAGGAAAGTAACGTAATCAGATGAATCAGCTCCCGGCGCAGCATGGCAATGTCGTCGGGGTTGAGCGAGAAGCGCTGAGCCAGCTCTTCCGGAATCTGGCGAGCCTGCTCGTGCAGTTCCCGTCCGGCAGGGAGCAGACTAATGAGCACTGAACGCTCATCGCGCGGGTCCCGGCGACGACTGACGAGCTGCTTTTGTTCGAGCAGCTTCAGTAACGGGGTCAGCGTTCCCGTATCCAGATACAGCTTCTGGCCAATTTCCTTTACCGAGATTTCCTGGTGTTCCCAGACCAGCATCATAACCAGGTACTGCGGGTAAGTAAGCTCCACACGTTCCAGT encodes:
- a CDS encoding MarR family winged helix-turn-helix transcriptional regulator, yielding MKDVPSFEIDPKLRLDEQACFPVYALSRLITKTYQPLLERVELTYPQYLVMMLVWEHQEISVKEIGQKLYLDTGTLTPLLKLLEQKQLVSRRRDPRDERSVLISLLPAGRELHEQARQIPEELAQRFSLNPDDIAMLRRELIHLITLLS
- a CDS encoding organic hydroperoxide resistance protein yields the protein MTTNIMHSAQAKSVGGRDGQITSDNDVLNLELTMPKHLGGRAREGATNPEQLFAAGYAACFGNAVIYVARQAKVSAEGITVDATVDLFTDEAKLPTLGVTLHVNLPGLSQEQAEEIVATAHKTCPYSRAVRGNIDVALTVTTTEA